A stretch of Chaetodon auriga isolate fChaAug3 chromosome 21, fChaAug3.hap1, whole genome shotgun sequence DNA encodes these proteins:
- the LOC143314489 gene encoding gamma-glutamyl hydrolase-like — MMLFLFFICLSCLPFSSSANRNDKPIIGVLAQEPSSPKPNQTSLIAASYVKFLESAGARVVPVMINQTPEQYKTLFDSINGILFPGGSASIYSSGYQRAAKIFYELALEANSRGDYFPVWGTCLGFEQLAYLTSGKSILSRTNTSGVSLPLHFTEEAKDSRLFKGFPAELMEDLASQPLTENSHKWSLAVSTYNANENLRSFYKVLSTNTDGNIEFVSTMEAYDYPIYGTQWHPEKNAFEWTRPYIPHSPSAVKTTFYMADFIVSEARKNSHKFESDADENKALIYNYSPVYTGPKSVFEQIYYF; from the exons atgatgctgtttttgttttttatttgtctctcgTGCCTCCCGTTTTCTTCCTCGGCCAACAGAAATGACAAACCCATCATTG GTGTTTTGGCTCAAGAACCTTCTTCCCCGAAACCAAATCAAACATCTCTCATCGCTGCGTCTTACGTTAAATTCCTGGAGTCTGCGGGAGCGAGGGTTGTCCCTGTCAT GATTAACCAGACACCGGAGCAGTATAAGACGCTGTTCGACTCCATTAACGG GATCCTTTTCCCGGGCGGAAGCGCCAGCATTTACTCATCTGGCTATCAAAGGGCTGCAAAAATCTTCTATGAGCTGGCTTTAGAG GCCAACAGCAGAGGCGACTACTTTCCTGTGTGGGGCACCTGTCTGGGATTTGAGCAGCTGGCCTATTTGACCAGTGGGAAGTCCATCCTGTCACGTACCAATACGAGCGGTGTGTCGCTGCCGCTGCACTTCACCGAGG AGGCCAAAGACAGCAGGCTGTTTAAAGGCTTCCCAGCTGAGCTCATGGAGGATCTGGCTTCTCAGCCGCTGACAGAAAACTCTCACAAGTGGAGTTTGGCGGTGTCG ACTTACAACGCAAATGAGAATCTGAGGAGCTTCTACAAAGTTCTCTCCACTAATACGGATGGAAACATAGAGTTCGTGTCAACGATGGAAG CGTACGATTACCCCATTTATGGGACGCAGTGGCACCCGGAGAAGAATGCATTCGAGTGGACGAGGCCGTACATTCCACACTCGCCTTCAGCCGTCAAGACCACCTTCTACATGGCCGATTTCATCGTCAGTGAAG CCAGGAAGAACTCGCACAAATTTGAGTCTGACGCGGACGAGAACAAAGCGCTGATCTACAACTACAGTCCTGTTTACACCGGACCCAAAAGCGTCTTCGAGCAGATATATTACTTCTAA